From one Catenuloplanes nepalensis genomic stretch:
- a CDS encoding glycoside hydrolase family 6 protein, whose protein sequence is MRRLLSIAVTVGVAAGALATGPLMNADAAVAGDPIASTNGLFVDPASPSARWVAANPAHPDAASIRSKISTAPMARWFTGTSDAQIGPAVAAYTGTAVDAGDRLPVLVAYNLPGRDACGGESSGGAANASAYQAWISTFAAAIGDRPAIVVIEPDSLGDFECMSAAQIAERNSLLTFAGRMFAEKAPNSWAYLDAANPKWVSPTIMAQRLQAAGIAKVRGFAVNVSNYVDTAWATQYAGQIRDRLGTTTPYVIDTSRNGNGHNGEWCNPAGRRLGARSLGNPAALQLWIKNPGNSDGTCGIAPNTPAGTFDPAIAVRLIAGT, encoded by the coding sequence ATGCGCCGATTGCTGTCGATAGCCGTCACCGTGGGAGTGGCCGCGGGTGCGCTCGCCACGGGCCCGCTGATGAACGCGGACGCGGCCGTCGCCGGCGACCCGATCGCGAGCACGAACGGGCTGTTCGTCGATCCGGCGTCGCCGTCCGCACGCTGGGTCGCCGCTAACCCGGCGCACCCGGACGCGGCGTCGATCCGGTCGAAGATCTCCACCGCGCCGATGGCCCGCTGGTTCACCGGCACCAGCGACGCGCAGATCGGCCCGGCCGTCGCCGCCTACACCGGCACCGCGGTCGACGCGGGTGACCGGCTGCCGGTGCTGGTGGCGTACAACCTGCCCGGCCGGGACGCGTGCGGCGGCGAGTCGTCCGGCGGCGCGGCGAACGCCTCGGCCTACCAGGCGTGGATCTCGACGTTCGCCGCGGCGATCGGTGACCGGCCGGCCATCGTGGTCATCGAGCCGGACTCGCTCGGCGACTTCGAGTGCATGTCCGCGGCGCAGATCGCGGAGCGGAACTCGCTGCTCACCTTCGCCGGCCGGATGTTCGCCGAGAAGGCGCCGAACTCCTGGGCCTACCTCGACGCGGCGAACCCGAAGTGGGTCTCCCCCACGATCATGGCGCAGCGTCTGCAGGCGGCCGGGATCGCGAAGGTCCGCGGCTTCGCGGTGAACGTCTCCAACTACGTCGACACCGCGTGGGCCACGCAGTATGCCGGTCAGATCCGGGACCGGCTCGGCACCACCACGCCCTACGTGATCGACACCAGCCGGAACGGCAACGGCCACAACGGTGAGTGGTGCAACCCGGCCGGCCGTCGCCTCGGCGCGCGCTCGCTCGGCAATCCCGCCGCCCTACAGCTCTGGATCAAGAACCCGGGCAACTCCGACGGTACGTGCGGAATCGCCCCGAACACGCCGGCCGGCACGTTCGACCCGGCCATCGCGGTCCGCCTGATCGCCGGCACCTGA
- a CDS encoding glycosyl hydrolase, which produces MEQRKSEPADLPMVVAICAFHVENVRKHLHHNLAQLSGDEYFVQLDRPVTPAAEEVAAEVGAAGGTMHVLGATGGLSASRNLMLARWPHHHVMFVDDDVRLDAKAVTAVRESLHAGAHVVGARLARPPLPLPWYVTSGQFHLLGWHRDDRDIKIWGACMAVDTAFAHANGLSFDMALSRTGGNLQSGEDTTFIKMMKDAGAREQLLPDYSVTHDVDPARLTLRYLLRRAYWQGRCEAGRDQARAGLRKEWDRHRSAPESRLRLPLACLYGSVTGWGVLHGLLLRGWARYRRSAAPAG; this is translated from the coding sequence ATGGAACAGAGGAAATCAGAGCCGGCCGACCTCCCGATGGTGGTGGCGATCTGCGCCTTCCACGTCGAGAACGTGCGCAAGCACCTGCACCACAATCTGGCCCAGTTGTCCGGCGACGAGTACTTCGTCCAACTGGACCGGCCGGTCACCCCGGCGGCGGAGGAGGTCGCGGCCGAGGTCGGCGCGGCCGGTGGGACGATGCACGTGCTCGGCGCCACCGGCGGCCTGTCCGCGTCGCGCAATCTCATGCTGGCCCGCTGGCCGCATCACCACGTGATGTTCGTCGACGACGACGTGCGGCTCGACGCCAAGGCCGTCACCGCAGTCCGGGAGAGCCTGCACGCGGGGGCGCACGTCGTCGGCGCCCGCCTCGCCCGCCCGCCGCTCCCCCTGCCGTGGTACGTGACGTCTGGCCAGTTCCATCTGCTCGGCTGGCACCGGGACGACCGCGACATCAAGATCTGGGGCGCCTGCATGGCCGTGGACACCGCGTTCGCGCACGCCAACGGTCTCTCGTTCGACATGGCGCTGAGCCGCACCGGCGGCAATCTCCAGTCCGGCGAGGACACCACCTTCATCAAGATGATGAAGGACGCGGGAGCCCGGGAGCAGCTGTTGCCGGACTACTCCGTGACGCATGACGTGGACCCCGCCCGGCTGACCCTGCGCTACCTGCTGCGGCGGGCGTACTGGCAGGGCCGGTGCGAGGCCGGGCGGGACCAGGCGCGGGCCGGTCTGCGCAAGGAGTGGGACCGCCACCGGAGCGCGCCGGAGTCCCGCCTGCGCCTGCCGCTCGCCTGCCTCTACGGCTCGGTGACCGGCTGGGGCGTGCTGCACGGCCTACTGCTGCGGGGCTGGGCGCGGTACCGCCGCTCAGCGGCGCCGGCCGGCTGA
- a CDS encoding LCP family protein, with product MRRRKDPLWARLLTGFGLVLVMASGGTLATARTLIGQAEDSITQIDVIGGSGGAEQAEGNDIDGAVNMLLVGIDAREGDEDYRADTIIILHIPETHDQAYLISIPRDWMVEIPPNEEFEFPGATEKINAAFYYGSRLPGTGLEKRARGTTVLAATLREHTGIEFNGAAVIDFGGFHSIVHALGGVDMCIVERAESVHLGVAPDGKLVQGWYNDQVRPERLEGLPPGSVPLVHEPGCRSMDATRALDYARIRKSLDNGDYGRQQHQQQLIKAIVKKATSSGVLTDLGKLNELVDAAGEAFLLDTRRVPLADFFFTLKGVAANDLTLIKTNAGTFNVSAETGAEQLDAESLQMLQAAQDGTLTTFLIEHPQYIANSR from the coding sequence GTGAGACGGAGGAAAGATCCGCTGTGGGCGCGGCTGCTGACAGGCTTCGGGCTGGTGCTGGTGATGGCGAGTGGGGGCACGCTGGCCACGGCGCGGACGCTGATCGGGCAGGCGGAGGACTCGATCACGCAGATCGATGTGATCGGGGGGTCGGGCGGCGCGGAGCAGGCCGAGGGGAACGACATCGACGGGGCGGTCAACATGCTGCTCGTCGGGATCGACGCGCGCGAGGGTGACGAGGACTACCGCGCCGACACGATCATCATCCTGCACATCCCGGAGACGCACGATCAGGCGTATCTGATCTCGATACCGCGGGACTGGATGGTGGAGATCCCGCCGAACGAGGAGTTCGAGTTCCCCGGGGCCACGGAGAAGATCAATGCGGCGTTCTACTACGGCTCGCGGCTGCCCGGCACCGGGCTGGAGAAGCGGGCCCGCGGCACCACGGTGCTAGCCGCCACGCTGCGTGAGCACACCGGGATCGAGTTCAACGGGGCGGCGGTGATCGACTTCGGCGGGTTCCACAGCATCGTGCACGCGCTCGGCGGCGTCGACATGTGCATCGTCGAGCGGGCCGAGTCCGTGCACCTCGGCGTCGCCCCGGACGGCAAGCTCGTCCAGGGTTGGTACAACGATCAGGTCCGTCCGGAGCGCCTGGAAGGGCTTCCGCCGGGGAGCGTGCCGCTGGTGCACGAGCCGGGCTGCCGGTCGATGGATGCGACCCGGGCGCTGGACTACGCGCGCATCCGCAAGAGCCTGGACAACGGTGACTACGGGCGGCAACAACACCAGCAGCAGCTGATCAAGGCGATCGTCAAGAAGGCGACCTCGTCCGGCGTGCTGACCGACCTCGGCAAGCTGAATGAGCTGGTCGACGCGGCCGGTGAGGCGTTCCTCCTGGACACCCGCCGCGTGCCGCTGGCCGACTTCTTCTTCACGCTCAAGGGTGTGGCCGCGAACGACCTGACCCTGATCAAGACCAACGCGGGTACGTTCAACGTGTCCGCCGAGACCGGTGCGGAGCAGCTGGACGCGGAGTCGCTGCAGATGTTGCAGGCGGCGCAGGACGGCACGCTGACCACCTTCCTCATCGAGCACCCGCAGTACATCGCGAACTCCCGCTGA
- a CDS encoding AfsR/SARP family transcriptional regulator yields MRFQALGTLRLRTGAGWSEITAARPRAVLALLLIADGRAVPMDRLVDEVWGDEPPRTAKNTIQTYVVRLRRLLGGGEDCPLRTTDHGYALLTGPDEVDVAVFERAVTAARQRLDAGAPEDAAGLLTGALDLWRSPPFADVPVSRSIEAEVARLEQDRLAALEARLGADLELGRHAAAVSALRGLVVEHPLREHARAMLMLALYRCGRRAEALDCYREGRALLADELGLEPAPRLRDLERAILRDADWLTPDTAATPAKPPVPAQLPAPVHGFTGREAALAQLDALSARGAAGLVIGSVVGTAGVGKTALAVQWAHRVRDRFPDGQLHVNLRGHAAGPPLRPIEALSAFLPALGVPAKDVPVSEAAAAGLYRSLMASRRMLILLDNAADPGQVRPLLPGGPGSLVLVTSRAELTGLIARDGAARVRLDPLPPAESRALITTLLDGAGDEPDAVDDVARLCGGLPLALRIAAANVSTRPSGTGPTGTGPHRRIADYAARLRRDRLAGLVADGDPEAAVRSAFDLSYTALPAPARRMFRLIGAVPGPDLDVAAAAALAGVSWDEAGSLLGTLARAHLADEHVPGRYSAHDLLRHYAAERSAAEDAEPERSGALDRLHRHYVSGVDAAARVLYPDKLRLPPPVLPNADGVAHRADLGWLDAERPNLLAIIERAATVGPYPLGWWLVDGLRGYFDIRMRLVDWSAAARAGLRCAEAAGDRRAQAAIRLSRAGLCWKQADYGGATAEYERAAALSRADGWPDGEAAAVGNLGVVHQEQGALDAAVDCFTRALAINARTGWSPGRANGLSNLAEVYRQLGRLDEAESTLEEATAIFRRTGSRYGEIFSLGVLAAVHRDAGRHAAAHDLAHAATALARALGDQRQLAESLNTLATVDHERGRHAESIGHHEEALRLARDIRSGFTEAQALAGLAVAYRAAGDGERAAGAARDALDTARRAGSVPLELEALTALAAVHADHGRAAQAIADARRALRGFDRTGQRLGQVRSHLVLERALDHAGQPGQADDHRRRARLLLAGTGLATPR; encoded by the coding sequence ATGCGTTTCCAGGCGCTCGGCACGCTGCGGCTCCGGACCGGCGCGGGCTGGTCGGAGATCACGGCCGCGCGGCCGCGGGCGGTCCTGGCGCTGCTGCTGATCGCGGACGGCCGGGCCGTACCGATGGATCGGCTGGTCGACGAGGTGTGGGGCGACGAGCCGCCGCGCACGGCGAAGAACACGATCCAGACCTATGTGGTAAGGCTGCGCCGGTTGCTGGGCGGCGGCGAGGACTGCCCGCTGCGCACCACGGATCACGGGTACGCGCTGCTCACCGGCCCGGACGAGGTGGACGTCGCGGTGTTCGAGCGCGCGGTCACGGCCGCGCGGCAGCGGCTGGACGCGGGTGCCCCGGAGGACGCGGCCGGGTTGCTGACCGGCGCGCTGGACCTGTGGCGCAGCCCACCGTTCGCGGACGTCCCGGTCTCCCGGTCGATCGAGGCGGAGGTGGCCCGGCTGGAGCAGGACCGGCTGGCCGCGCTGGAGGCCCGGCTCGGCGCGGACCTGGAACTGGGCCGGCACGCCGCGGCCGTCTCCGCGCTGCGCGGGCTGGTGGTGGAGCATCCGCTGCGCGAGCATGCGCGGGCCATGCTGATGCTCGCGCTCTACCGGTGCGGCCGCCGGGCCGAGGCGCTCGACTGCTACCGCGAGGGCCGCGCCCTACTCGCCGACGAGCTCGGCCTCGAGCCGGCACCGCGGCTGCGTGACCTGGAACGCGCGATCCTGCGCGACGCGGACTGGCTCACCCCCGACACCGCGGCGACCCCCGCCAAGCCGCCCGTCCCCGCGCAGCTGCCCGCGCCGGTGCACGGCTTCACCGGCCGGGAGGCCGCGCTCGCGCAGCTCGACGCGCTCTCCGCGCGGGGCGCCGCGGGCCTGGTGATAGGCAGCGTGGTGGGTACGGCCGGGGTCGGCAAGACCGCGCTCGCGGTGCAGTGGGCGCACCGGGTCCGGGACCGCTTCCCGGACGGGCAGCTGCACGTCAACCTGCGCGGTCACGCGGCCGGTCCGCCGCTGCGGCCGATCGAGGCGCTCTCCGCGTTCCTGCCGGCGCTCGGCGTACCGGCGAAGGACGTCCCGGTCTCCGAGGCGGCCGCGGCCGGGCTCTACCGCAGCCTGATGGCGAGCCGCCGCATGTTGATCCTGCTGGACAACGCTGCCGATCCCGGCCAGGTCCGGCCGCTGCTGCCGGGCGGGCCGGGATCGCTGGTGCTGGTCACCAGCCGGGCCGAGCTGACCGGTCTGATCGCGCGGGACGGCGCCGCCCGGGTCCGGCTGGATCCGCTGCCACCGGCCGAGTCCCGCGCGCTGATCACCACGCTGCTGGACGGCGCCGGGGACGAGCCGGACGCGGTCGACGACGTGGCCCGGCTGTGCGGCGGGCTGCCGCTGGCACTGCGGATCGCCGCCGCGAACGTGAGCACCCGGCCGTCGGGCACCGGACCGACGGGCACCGGGCCGCACCGCCGGATCGCCGATTATGCGGCCCGGCTGCGCCGCGATCGGCTGGCCGGGCTGGTCGCCGACGGTGATCCGGAGGCCGCGGTGCGGAGCGCGTTCGACCTGTCCTACACCGCGCTGCCGGCCCCGGCCCGGCGGATGTTCCGGCTGATCGGCGCCGTGCCCGGCCCGGACCTCGACGTGGCGGCCGCGGCCGCGCTGGCCGGTGTCTCCTGGGACGAGGCCGGGTCGCTGCTCGGCACGCTGGCCCGCGCGCACCTGGCCGACGAACACGTGCCCGGCCGCTACTCGGCGCACGACCTGCTCCGGCACTACGCGGCGGAGCGCTCCGCGGCCGAGGACGCGGAGCCGGAGCGGTCCGGGGCGCTGGACCGCCTGCACCGGCACTACGTCTCCGGTGTCGACGCCGCGGCCCGCGTGCTCTACCCGGACAAGCTCCGGCTGCCCCCGCCCGTGCTCCCGAATGCGGACGGCGTCGCGCACCGGGCGGACCTCGGCTGGCTGGATGCGGAACGGCCGAACCTGCTCGCGATCATCGAGCGGGCGGCCACGGTCGGGCCGTACCCGCTGGGCTGGTGGCTGGTCGACGGGCTGCGTGGCTACTTCGACATCCGGATGCGGCTGGTCGACTGGTCCGCCGCCGCGCGGGCCGGGCTGCGCTGCGCCGAGGCGGCCGGCGACCGGCGGGCCCAGGCCGCGATCCGGCTGAGCCGCGCCGGGCTGTGCTGGAAGCAGGCGGACTACGGCGGGGCCACCGCGGAGTACGAGCGGGCCGCCGCGCTCAGCCGGGCGGACGGCTGGCCGGACGGCGAGGCCGCCGCGGTCGGCAACCTCGGCGTCGTGCACCAGGAGCAGGGTGCGCTGGACGCGGCCGTCGACTGCTTCACCCGCGCGCTGGCCATCAACGCGCGCACCGGCTGGTCGCCCGGCCGGGCGAACGGGCTGAGCAACCTCGCGGAGGTGTACCGCCAGCTCGGCCGGCTCGACGAGGCCGAGTCCACGCTGGAGGAGGCGACCGCGATCTTCCGGCGGACCGGCTCCCGGTACGGCGAGATCTTCAGCCTCGGCGTGCTGGCGGCCGTGCACCGGGATGCCGGACGGCACGCGGCCGCGCACGACCTCGCGCACGCCGCGACCGCGCTCGCCCGTGCGCTCGGCGATCAGCGGCAGCTCGCCGAGTCGCTGAACACGCTGGCCACTGTGGATCACGAGCGCGGCCGGCACGCCGAGTCGATCGGGCACCACGAGGAGGCGCTGCGGCTGGCCCGGGACATCCGCAGCGGGTTCACCGAGGCGCAGGCGCTGGCCGGGCTCGCGGTCGCGTACCGCGCGGCCGGCGACGGCGAACGGGCCGCGGGCGCGGCCCGGGACGCGCTGGACACCGCGCGGCGGGCCGGTTCCGTTCCGCTGGAGCTGGAGGCGCTGACCGCGCTGGCGGCCGTCCACGCAGACCACGGGCGGGCCGCGCAGGCGATCGCGGACGCGCGCCGGGCGCTGCGCGGGTTCGACCGGACCGGCCAGCGGCTCGGGCAGGTCCGCAGCCACCTGGTGCTGGAACGGGCGTTGGACCACGCGGGGCAGCCCGGCCAGGCGGACGACCACCGCCGCCGTGCCCGTCTGCTGCTGGCCGGCACCGGCCTGGCCACGCCGCGCTGA
- a CDS encoding ABC transporter permease, with product MTVLRTQLAGLARRPARLLLTGLALIVAATVVFGTVLAQRIMTQTILDTFSGTSAAADIVVGDGTGTSAAALDVVRRTPGVEQATARNQAFYDVPAVSGTWLQVFGDPGSGPLAEVTLTEGAYPSAPGQIAVTPRTAERMGLVVGGTVQIRPDSESPSRSLTVTGIVRPAGGEGFAGSAYTTSDLVNAMLTADGAPVVSSRIEAHLAPGTDPAAVAETLRRTLPQVPDQGGGGTATAGGQQSSTLVTPDVVLGAELRDREARDAADSMGELFYLIGLFVAIAAAAAALVATATFRIVFAQRMRQLALMRAIGAGRGALTRALAAEGALTGLVAGVTGVLIAYLLGLAAGPAARVFLDAGIASPGLPVVPALAVVLGTTLVATIAVLSPAANASRVSPLEALRSASVTGAQSALGRGRWAFGLVLSVLALLLLGLAIAGLPEADVPDSGSPELSMTATVASGTLAFFSLIVLGPTILRPVLWLVGLPLRAFGPAGRLAVGGVGGAPKRAASVSVVVALAVTLTAAALIAVSTTRITMNQELALSAPADLQIAAPAGEQIPAGALEAAPELTGVLPFRVTEVESGSSAFNVADLPLASLPTSDDIRVSRGSLDDAGPGKAIMSDWSAGFLDAGHGERITVSRNGRSVTVTVVATVGGLPMDTMLLLDRADLTALGTPVEPTVVLADAAGDRTAAVRAAQALVPGGGVTVLADARDDLAEQLMLITAAALGLVGMTVAVAVVGVGTTTALSVVERLREAGLLRAVGMSRARLRATLLLEASLYGVVGALLGLALAIPFAWLMLSAGGLDAPLALPWGQLALVILVLGLLTAVSGVLPARRASRVSPTAALAMD from the coding sequence ATGACCGTACTGCGCACCCAACTCGCCGGCCTGGCCCGCCGCCCAGCCCGGCTGCTCCTCACCGGCCTCGCCCTGATCGTCGCGGCCACCGTCGTCTTCGGCACCGTGCTCGCCCAGCGAATCATGACCCAGACCATTCTGGACACGTTCAGCGGTACGTCCGCGGCCGCCGACATCGTGGTCGGTGACGGGACCGGTACGTCGGCGGCGGCGCTGGACGTGGTGCGGCGGACGCCCGGCGTCGAGCAGGCCACGGCGCGCAACCAGGCCTTCTATGACGTACCCGCGGTCTCCGGCACCTGGTTGCAGGTCTTCGGCGACCCGGGGAGCGGCCCGCTGGCCGAGGTCACGCTGACCGAGGGCGCCTATCCGTCCGCGCCGGGCCAGATCGCGGTCACGCCCCGCACGGCCGAGCGGATGGGCCTGGTCGTCGGAGGGACGGTGCAGATCCGTCCCGACTCCGAGTCGCCGAGCCGCTCGCTCACCGTCACCGGCATCGTGCGGCCCGCGGGCGGTGAGGGCTTCGCCGGCAGCGCCTACACCACGAGTGACCTGGTGAACGCGATGCTCACCGCGGACGGCGCGCCGGTCGTCTCCAGCCGGATCGAGGCGCACCTCGCGCCCGGCACCGACCCGGCGGCGGTCGCGGAGACGTTGCGGCGCACGCTGCCGCAGGTGCCGGACCAGGGCGGCGGCGGGACCGCTACGGCCGGCGGGCAGCAGTCGTCCACACTGGTCACGCCGGACGTCGTGCTCGGCGCGGAACTGCGCGACCGGGAGGCGCGGGACGCGGCCGACTCGATGGGCGAGCTGTTCTACCTGATCGGCCTGTTCGTCGCGATCGCGGCCGCGGCCGCCGCGCTGGTCGCCACGGCCACGTTCCGGATCGTCTTCGCGCAGCGCATGCGGCAGCTCGCGCTGATGCGCGCGATCGGTGCCGGTCGTGGCGCGCTGACCCGCGCGCTCGCGGCCGAGGGGGCGCTCACCGGCCTGGTCGCGGGCGTCACCGGCGTGCTGATCGCCTACCTGCTCGGTCTGGCGGCCGGACCGGCGGCGCGGGTGTTCCTCGATGCCGGGATCGCGTCGCCGGGCCTGCCGGTCGTACCCGCGCTGGCGGTGGTCCTCGGCACGACACTGGTCGCGACGATCGCGGTGCTGTCGCCGGCCGCGAACGCGAGCCGGGTCTCGCCGCTGGAGGCGCTGCGCAGCGCGTCCGTCACCGGTGCGCAGAGCGCGCTCGGCCGGGGCCGCTGGGCGTTCGGCCTGGTGCTGTCGGTGCTGGCGCTGCTGCTGCTCGGCCTGGCGATCGCCGGCCTGCCCGAGGCGGACGTGCCGGACAGCGGCAGCCCGGAGCTGTCGATGACCGCGACCGTCGCGTCCGGCACGCTGGCGTTCTTCTCCCTGATCGTGCTCGGCCCGACGATCCTGCGCCCGGTGCTGTGGCTGGTGGGCCTGCCGCTGCGCGCGTTCGGCCCGGCCGGGCGGCTCGCGGTCGGCGGGGTCGGCGGCGCGCCGAAACGGGCCGCGTCGGTCAGCGTGGTGGTCGCGCTCGCGGTCACGCTGACCGCGGCCGCGCTGATCGCGGTGTCCACCACGCGGATCACCATGAATCAGGAGCTGGCACTGAGCGCACCCGCGGACCTGCAGATCGCGGCGCCTGCGGGGGAGCAGATCCCGGCCGGCGCGCTCGAGGCCGCGCCGGAGCTGACCGGCGTGCTGCCGTTCCGGGTGACCGAGGTGGAGTCCGGGTCGTCGGCGTTCAACGTGGCCGACCTGCCGCTGGCGTCGCTGCCGACCAGCGACGACATCCGGGTCAGCCGGGGCTCGCTGGACGACGCCGGGCCGGGGAAGGCCATCATGTCGGATTGGTCGGCGGGCTTCCTCGATGCCGGTCACGGCGAGCGGATCACCGTGAGCCGGAACGGCCGGAGCGTGACCGTGACCGTGGTCGCGACGGTCGGCGGGCTGCCGATGGACACGATGCTGCTGCTCGACCGGGCCGACCTGACCGCGCTCGGCACGCCGGTGGAGCCGACCGTGGTGCTGGCCGACGCGGCCGGTGATCGCACCGCCGCGGTCCGGGCCGCGCAGGCGCTGGTGCCGGGCGGCGGCGTGACCGTGCTCGCGGACGCGCGCGACGACCTCGCCGAGCAGCTGATGCTGATCACCGCGGCCGCGCTCGGCCTGGTCGGCATGACGGTGGCGGTCGCGGTGGTCGGGGTGGGCACCACCACCGCGCTGTCCGTCGTGGAGCGCCTGCGCGAGGCCGGACTGCTGCGCGCGGTCGGGATGAGCCGGGCACGGCTGCGGGCGACGCTGCTGCTGGAGGCCTCGCTCTACGGCGTGGTCGGCGCGCTGCTCGGGCTCGCACTGGCGATCCCGTTCGCGTGGCTGATGCTCTCCGCCGGCGGCCTGGACGCGCCGCTCGCGCTGCCCTGGGGTCAGCTCGCGCTGGTGATCCTGGTCCTCGGACTGCTCACCGCGGTGTCGGGCGTCCTCCCCGCCCGCCGCGCCTCCCGGGTCAGCCCGACCGCCGCGCTGGCGATGGACTGA
- a CDS encoding ABC transporter ATP-binding protein translates to MTLACQAQDLVKVYGRGDTAVRALDGVTVGFPRAEFTAIMGPSGSGKSTLMHCLAGLDRATSGAVMLGDVDLTRQSDKVLTKVRRERIGFVFQAFNLLPQLTAAQNITLPLDLSGTTPDPALFGRLADVLGLRDRLKHRPSELSGGQQQRVALARALVSRPEAVFADEPTGNLDSRTGAEVLSFLRDAVREYGQTVVMVTHDPIAASYADRVVMLADGRISGEIMRPTRESVTDALHHLAGAR, encoded by the coding sequence ATGACGCTCGCCTGTCAGGCTCAGGACCTGGTGAAGGTCTACGGCCGTGGTGACACCGCCGTGCGTGCGCTGGACGGTGTGACGGTGGGTTTCCCCCGCGCCGAGTTCACCGCGATCATGGGCCCGTCGGGTTCCGGGAAGTCGACGCTGATGCACTGCCTGGCCGGCCTGGACCGCGCTACCAGCGGCGCGGTCATGCTCGGCGACGTGGACCTGACCCGCCAGTCCGACAAAGTCCTCACCAAGGTCCGCCGCGAACGGATCGGGTTCGTCTTCCAGGCGTTCAACCTCCTCCCGCAACTGACCGCGGCACAGAACATCACACTCCCGCTCGACCTGTCCGGCACCACACCCGACCCGGCCCTGTTCGGCCGGCTCGCCGACGTCCTCGGCCTGCGCGACCGCCTCAAGCACCGCCCCAGCGAACTCTCCGGCGGACAGCAACAACGCGTCGCCCTCGCCCGCGCCCTCGTCTCCCGCCCCGAAGCCGTCTTCGCCGACGAACCGACCGGCAACCTCGACTCCCGTACCGGCGCCGAGGTGTTGTCGTTCCTACGCGACGCGGTCCGCGAATACGGCCAGACCGTCGTCATGGTCACCCACGACCCGATCGCCGCCTCCTACGCCGACCGCGTCGTCATGCTCGCCGACGGCCGCATCTCCGGCGAGATCATGCGCCCCACCCGCGAATCCGTCACCGACGCACTCCACCACCTGGCCGGTGCCCGATGA
- a CDS encoding LuxR C-terminal-related transcriptional regulator: protein MSFKLSLSELDARIIESIAAGERTVHIANKVYLSRQGVEYHVSKLLQNLRVPNRPALIAKVYSLGILTVGTWPPEVRRETFE, encoded by the coding sequence GTGAGCTTTAAACTGTCGCTATCCGAACTGGATGCTCGCATCATCGAGAGCATCGCCGCCGGCGAACGGACCGTACACATCGCGAACAAGGTGTACCTGAGCCGCCAGGGCGTCGAATACCACGTCAGTAAACTGCTGCAGAACCTGCGCGTCCCCAATCGGCCCGCTCTCATCGCCAAGGTCTATTCTCTTGGAATCCTCACCGTCGGCACCTGGCCGCCGGAGGTCCGCCGCGAAACGTTCGAATGA
- a CDS encoding sensor histidine kinase codes for MPATPASRRRLAPLRDLGRLLAGADFPTAAPAPGTVLARLRPLLTPLGVPAIAVLTVVGVAELQSSRGMLGAAEATLLSLAGTAPLLFVLWRPLIAWRFAYTGAFVSTLWLDRSTDTWPWSTVHMLVTVLVLGVAAARTSAGITAWIAVLAALPCYLYTPGGDGLQLWPALAGVLIVGDQVRRRTRAERILEVQEEITDLARAQHAVLEERARIAREMHDVVAHHMSMIAVRAETAPYRIADVSTPSKEEFAAIADAARDTLTDMRRLLGVLRTNRDGPHLAPQPTLAGLPALIGTAADAGLPVTMELSEVDPPPPEPVALAAYRIVQEAVANAGRHAPGAPVRVRVRAADGNLLVTVINDPSPGLPPAPGPAGHGLLGMRERAQALGGTFTAAPTDGGFTVSAVLPYGSPAPRPEV; via the coding sequence ATGCCCGCAACGCCCGCATCTCGGCGCCGGCTCGCGCCGCTGCGCGACCTCGGTCGTCTGCTGGCCGGCGCCGACTTCCCCACCGCGGCACCCGCACCGGGCACGGTCCTGGCCCGCCTCCGGCCGTTGCTGACCCCGCTGGGCGTGCCGGCCATCGCCGTGCTGACCGTCGTCGGCGTGGCCGAACTGCAGTCCAGCCGGGGCATGCTGGGTGCGGCCGAGGCGACGCTACTGTCCCTGGCCGGCACGGCACCGCTGCTGTTCGTCCTCTGGCGCCCGCTGATCGCCTGGCGGTTCGCCTACACCGGTGCGTTCGTCAGCACGCTCTGGCTCGACCGCTCGACGGACACGTGGCCGTGGAGCACGGTGCACATGCTGGTCACCGTGCTGGTCCTCGGCGTCGCCGCGGCCCGGACCAGCGCCGGGATCACCGCGTGGATCGCCGTGCTCGCCGCGCTCCCCTGCTACCTCTACACACCCGGCGGCGACGGCCTCCAACTCTGGCCGGCGCTGGCCGGCGTCCTGATCGTCGGCGATCAGGTGCGCCGCCGCACGCGCGCCGAACGGATACTGGAGGTGCAGGAGGAGATCACCGATCTGGCCCGGGCCCAGCACGCGGTCCTGGAGGAACGCGCCCGGATCGCGCGCGAGATGCATGACGTGGTCGCCCACCACATGTCCATGATCGCGGTCCGTGCCGAGACCGCGCCGTACCGGATCGCCGACGTGTCCACGCCGTCGAAGGAGGAGTTCGCCGCGATCGCGGACGCCGCCCGCGACACCCTCACCGACATGCGCCGCCTGCTCGGCGTCCTCCGCACCAACCGGGACGGCCCGCACCTCGCGCCCCAGCCCACCCTGGCCGGCCTGCCCGCACTGATCGGCACCGCCGCCGACGCCGGCCTGCCGGTCACGATGGAGCTTTCCGAGGTGGATCCGCCTCCGCCGGAACCGGTAGCGCTGGCCGCGTACCGCATCGTCCAGGAGGCCGTCGCCAACGCCGGCCGGCACGCCCCCGGCGCGCCGGTGCGGGTCCGGGTGCGCGCCGCCGACGGCAACCTGCTCGTCACGGTGATCAACGATCCCTCACCGGGTCTGCCGCCGGCTCCCGGGCCCGCCGGGCACGGACTGCTGGGCATGCGGGAACGCGCGCAGGCCCTCGGCGGCACCTTCACCGCCGCGCCCACCGACGGCGGATTCACCGTCTCGGCGGTGCTGCCCTACGGTTCCCCGGCCCCTCGACCGGAGGTGTAG